CCGCTCCTCCTCATGTTCGCGCCGGCCCCGCACTGGTGGATCGTGATTCTCGCCAACGTGCTCCTTGGCGTGAACCAGGGCCTCTGCTGGTCCATGGCCGTCGTCATGAAGGTGGACGTGGCCGGCGAGAAGCGGCGCGGGCTTGCGATGGGCTTGAACGAGTTTGCGGGCTACGGCGCCGTCGGCCTGGCGGCCTTTGCTACGGGATTCCTCGCATCCGAGTTTGGCATCCGGCCGGTCCCGTTTGCGCTTGGCGCAGCCGCCGCCCTCGCCGGCCTTGCCGTGAGCTATTTCCTCGTCCCGGACACGGGCGGACTCGTGCGCCACCACGGTCCGCCGCCCGTCCCGGGCCGCGAGGCCTTCGTGCGGCTCACGGCCGGCGACCGACGCATCCTCGCGTTGAACCAAGCGGGGCTTGCCAACAACCTCAATGACGGCGTCGCGTGGGGCCTTTTTCCCATCCTCTTTGCCGCCGCCGTCGCGGACACGGCGGCCGTGGGCGCCCTCGTCGCGCTCTATCCGCTCACGTGGGGCGTCGCGCAGCTGGGCACGGGCGCGCTCTCCGACCGCATCGGCCGCTTTGGTCTCATCGCCGCGGGCATGCTCGTGCAGGCCGTGGCCATCGCGGCGCTCCTTTGGCCCGGAAGCGCCCACTGGGCCGCGGCCATGATCGCCTTGGGACTCGGGACGGCCATGGTGTACCCGACGCTCCTCTCGGCCGTCGCCGACGTCGCGGGTCCGCGCGAGCGCGCGACGGCGCTTGGCGTCTACCGCTTCTGGCGCGACATGGGCTTTGCCGTGGGCGCGCTTGGCGCAGGCTTGGCGGCCGACCTCTTTGGCATGCCGGTCGCAATCGGGCTCGTGGCCCTTGTCACGGGCGCCTCGGGGCTTGTCGTGGCCGTGGCCTACGGGTCGGCGGCGTGGCCCGCTGCCAACGCCGCGCGCGCGCTGCGATGATTGTTCATCGCAAGCGTCGCCCGTTGCGGAGACGCGCCGCGCCGGCGGCCGCGACGGCGCCAATCGCCGCAAGCGCAAGCGCGCCTTCGATCCCCGGAACCGCGTTGGGCGCGGCCTCGTCGTCCTGCGCGGAGCTCATCTCGACGCGCTCGCCGGCCGGCCGGTCCTGCGTCACGACGGCCCACTGGGCCTCGCCTTGGCTTCCGTGGTAGGGCATGTTGTGAGCGGCCTCCGCCACGAGGCGGCCCATGGCCGTCTGTCCCGGCGGCGCCTTCGACAGCATTAGGCGGAGGGCAAAGGGCGCCGAGACGGACTGCGTCCCCAGGCACGGGGAATGGATCGGCAGGAAAACCTCGCTGGGCTCCGGGATCGCGGTCAGCCACGGCGCGTCCCATTCCACGAAGAGGGAGACGCGCGTCGACGGGCGCTCGGGCGGAAGCGAGCACGCGTAGGCGTAAACCACCTCGCCGGCCACGACGGTGACGCCGTCGGCGGGGACCGGCTCGGACGGGACGGAGAGCGAGATGGCGGTCGTCGTTGCGGTCAACGGAAACTGCGCGGAAGCAAGCGGCGCGAGCGCGACAAAGATGCACAACCCCAGGAAGAATCTCATGCGGACCCCGGTCGGAGATCGCCCGCGCCGGGTCATGCGGTTTTTGGATAGGTCGTTTGACGCGGGCGCAGCGCGCGGGCCGCTAACAAGGCCAAGCCCCCGAGCGTCGGAACCGCCTCGTACGCAGGAACGGCATGGATTGGTTCTTCATCAAGCGTGTTCTTCGAAAGGGCGATCTCGCGCTCGATGTGGAGGTCCCAATCCACGTGCGCCGAGGTGCCCTCGTGCGGATCGTTGCGCTCGGCGACGGCACCCACCGTAACCGTCGCGGAACTTGTCGAGGGCGCGTTCTTCGCGATGGCGCGGATCTCGAAGGACCCCGTCGCGGTCACCGGGGACGCCAACGCGCAAGGGAAATGGATCGGCATCTGCAGCTCGCGAGGCTCGACGGCAAGTTCGAGCCACGGCGCGTCCGACTCCGCGAAGAGGGAGACCGTCGTTGCGGAGCGTTGCCCCGGCAGCAGGCAAACGTGCGAGTAGCGGATCTCGGCTGGCACAACGACCACGCCGTCGATTGGAAGGGGCTCGCCCGGGGGCATGATGCGCACCGAGAGCGTCGTCGGCGTCACCGACGCCTGCGCGCTGGCGATGGACGCAAGCGCAAGCAATACGAGCAATCCAACGAGGAGCCTCACGCAAACACCCCCCGGCCGGGGCTTCGGCCGGCGCGGCCATGAAGTTTTCGGTGGATATCCGGTCGCGGTAGCTTTGCCCCGGCCGTCGGCAACCCTTAAGCGCGCCCCGCCCCTCGCGCACCCGTGCGCGCGCGGTACCCTCTTCCCTTCGTCCCGCTGCTCTTGAGCATCGTCGTACCGGGCGTGCTCCTGCCGGCGGTGTTTGCGAACTTCGCCGCGCTTGTGGCAGGCGGCGAGGCCGCGCGCGCGGCCGTCGCGCCGCTTGCGGTGGCGGGGTTCCTGGCGGTCGTGATCGCATTTGCGGTGTACGCGAGTGCGCGAACGTTCTACGCGCCCATGCACGCGATCGCCGCGCACCTCGAGTCGCGGGGCGCTCGGTACGCGCGGGCGGTCGCAAGCTTGGCCGGTCCGATCGTCGCCTTCGAGTTTGCCCACCCGAGCGGGACGCTGCGCCTTCAGCAGGTGGGCTTTGGCCACTACGCGCTGGCGCGCGAAGGGCAGACGGCGTATGTGCTCGCGGGCCCCGGATCCCGCGCCGCCGTGGACGCGGCCCTGGAGGCCTGGGGCCTTGCCTGAGGGGGATGTCGATTACCGGGCGAAGGTGAAGCCGCTTGCGGCGCTTGCCGCCGCGTGTGTGACCGTCGCGTTCGCGCTCGTGGGGCTTGTCGTCTACGCGCTCGCGTACGTGGCGCCCCCCTTCGACCGGCCGCCGGCGCCCGACGGTGGCGCGTTTGCGGTGGCCGGCCTCGCGCTCCTCGTGCTCGTGTTCTTCGCGGCCAAGGGCGCGGTCATGGTTTGGATGCGGCCGGTCTGGCAGCTTGCGCGCGAGCTTTCCCCCCGCGTGCGACCGACGGAGGTCCGCGTGCGCGGGCGCCTCTTCCCCTTCCGCGTGGCGATCGAGATGCGCGGCGAGCGGGGCGTCGTCGCCGTCGAGGGGCGATCCGGCGCGCAATCGGCGCTTTCGATCGTCGCGATCCGCGGCGACCGCGCGCACGAGGTCGGAGCCGTGAAGCGGCTGCCCGCCGGGGCGGCCGACGCGGCCGCCCGCGCGCTGGAGCTCCCCGACGCGGGCGCTCACTCGTAGCGCAAGAGGAGCGCCTGAAGGCGCGGATCGGCCACGGCGCGCCGCGCGCTTTCGCGGAAGCGCGCGAGCTTGTCGCGCGGGAATCCCTCGTCCTCGTACATGCGCGCGGTGGCGGCCATCTCGACCTTGTCGAGCTCGCGGACGAGGCGCGCCTCGGGCGAGCCGAGCGATTCGTACTCGGCCCACAGCGCAAGCAGATGCTTGCGCGAGGCGTCGGGCAACCGGGCCGCAAGCTCCGCCATGGCCGCGTTCTCCCGAAGGCGCTTCTCGGCCGCGTCGACGTCGCCGGGGCGAAGGTCGCCCGTGATCGCCTCCGCGAGGTCGTGCACGATCGCAAGCTGCGCCGCCTTGCCCGCGTCGAGCCCCGTCTCGCGGGCGGCCACGAGCGCAAGGAGCGAAAGGCCCCACGCGTGGTCGGCCACGCTCTCGGGCGCGGGGACCCCCACGTCCTTCCATCCGGTGCGCGGCGTCCGCTTGAGCCGCATCGCTTGCGCGAGGAAGGAGGCGACGTCCATGCCTCCGGCAGGGCGCGGGGTTCCGAAAAAGCTATCCTGCCGGCCGGGGGCTTCCGCGCGTTGCTCACGATCGTGGAGTCGGACGCGGACGTCGCTTCGGTGGGCATCTGCGCTGCGCTTCGGGCCCTGCGGCCCTTCCGCGCCGCGGGGCGGTTCCAGGGCTCGCCGGTCGAGGCGTGGGGATCGCTTCGCATCGTTCGCATCGCGGGCTTGCACATCTTCGCCGAGCGGCTCGACGAGGAGCTTTCCGACGCCGGCCTTGCCCCGTCGGTCCTCGCGTTTGCCTCGCGCCACGCCTCCGAGAGCGGCCGGCGAAGCCTCACGGTCCACCCGATCGGCAATTTCGGCAAGGCCCCCTACGGCGGCGAGCCTGGCGCCCTGCCGCCCGCGGCGCCCTCCGTGCAGAGCTTCGCCCTCCGTCGGCTTTCCGCGCACGCCCGCGGCCTCCCCTACGACGTGACCTTCGAGGCGACGCACCACGGCCCGCTCGTCGCGGTGCCCGCGTTCTTTCTGGAGGTCGGAAGCCACGAATCCGAGTGGAACGACGCGCGCGCGCACGAGGCCCTCGCCCGCACGCTCCTTGACCTCCCCGACGCTCCCGAGGAGCCCGCCGTCGTGGGCGTGGGCGGCGGGCACTACGCGCCGCGGCACGGGGATCTCACGCGAAAGCGCCGCGCGGCCGTGGGCCACGTGCTCTCGGATCACGCGCTTGCCGCCGAGCCCCCCGACGCGTCGCTTCGCGCCGCCTTCGCGGGCTCGGGCACCCGCTCTTTTCACGTCGACGCGCGCTCCGCGCACGCCGAGCGCGCCGCGCGACGTCTCCTTGCGCTCGGCTTCTCGCCCGTCGCGCCCGACGCGTTTCCGGAGCGCGGGTCGCAACGTTGAAACGGGGTCGCGGCCCTCCCCCTGCCATGCGAGTCCGCGCGCTCCTTCTCGCGGCGGCCGCGCTTGCGGCGGCCGGATGCGCGGCCCCCCCGTCCGCCTCCGGCGTCTTCCGCGCCTCCGGCACCGACCCGGTCGTGTTCCTCGGCTACGATTACGAAGGTGCGACGGCCACGGCCTCCTTCGGAAACGTCACCCTCGAAGTCGACGCCGAGCGCGACGTCGGCGCGTTTGTCGCGGAGTTCGCGCTTGCCCTGCCCGGCGAGCTGGATTTCCGGGTCGACGTGGGCGCGCCCGGCTCGCCTTCGGAGAGCGTCGGCCGCGCCGCGGCCGCGGGCCTTGCCCGCGTCGCCTTCCTCGAATTCGTCGAGGACAAGCCTTTCCAGAACGGCGGCATCCGACACGGCTTCCCGGAGCACGGCGCGACCGGCAACGGGGACACGCTGCTTCCGCAGATCCACGCCCTCTCCGCCGGATGGGGCCGCGGCACGCTCACCCTCGACGGCGCGCCGTTTCCCGATCCGGCGACGGGCGGGAACGTCTTCCTGCTCCACTACATGGTCACCGACACCGGGCCCCGCGATCCGGTCACGAACAAGGTCACGAAGTCCGACGGCCGGACCCCGTACGATCCGGCCACGCCCTCCGACGGGCGCGCCTCGCACGGCAACCAGATCCTCCTCAACGTCGAGGGCGCGCCCATGCCCGACGACCGGCTGCTCGAGTATCGTTGGGGCGGCGGCGCCGCGTCCCAGTTCGACCACAACGAATCCGTCGTCCTCGACGCGCCCGCGCGCTTGGCGCTGCAGGTCGCCTCGCGGCCCGCCGGCCCGGCGGGGGTCGCGTCGGGAACGTTCGAGATCCTCGACGCGGAGGGCCGCCTGCTCGCGCGCGTGAGCTTCGGCCCGACGGAGACCGGCGTGCGGCAAACGTTCGTTTCCGTGCCGCCCGGAGCGTACGCGGTGCGCGCGCACGGCCAGACGGCAAACGCGCATTTCGAGGGGCGGCTGCTCGTGGACCATCCGGAGCGGTTCTTCCTCCACGTGGTCTACCGCCGTGCGACGTGGGAATCGTAGTTTCACGAAACTACGAAACCTTGTCCTCCCGCAGGAGCCCCCGACGCGTCAGCTCGCGCGTGAGCCCCGCCGCCCACGCCTTGGGCGCAGCGCGCGCGGGATGAGACCACCGGACGACGTTCTCCTCGCCGACGACCGCGCCCGCCGCGTCCCCCACGCACGCGGCCACGTCGGCCCCCAGGCAGACGACGCCGCGCGGGGAGAGCGCCCGGGCGAACGCCTCGACGGCCTGCACGCGCAGCGCGGCGACCTCCGGGATGCGGCGAAGGCGCGGGTCGGCGGGCGTGACGTTCCAGCCGGGCGCGGGATCGAGGAACAGCAGGGGGCAGGGGTTGCCGACGAACCAGTTCGCGTACGCCGTGGAGAGGTCGCCGTACGCGCGGCGAAGGAACGTGTAGACCACAAGCGACGAGCGCTCGTAGGTCCCCCTCCATTTGCCGTTCTCCTTCGTGAGGCGCCGCGCGAGGTCCGCGGGCGCGCGGCCCGGGATGTCGATCGGAAGGCCAAGCGCGTCGCGGGCGGTTCGGCAGTCCGTGAACGGGATGCCCGTCTGCGCCATGCCGTAGGGCCCGGGGTTGAGGCCAAGCGCGAGAAGCGCGCCGCGTCGCGGGGGAAATCGGGAGAGAAACTCCGTGTGGAGATCGGCCGCGTACAGGCCCGGGTTCCAGACCTCGAGTCCCGCATCGCGCGCCCGCTTGGCGACGGCTTCCCACCGCTGCGCGTTGGCGTGCCATTGGCGGCAAAGCGCCTCGACGAGAGGGTCCACGGGGCGGGAATCGCTTCTTGCCCAAAGCTCCTTTGCCCATCAGGCAAGGAGGCGGTCGATCGCCGCAAGCCCGCGCTCGACCTCGTCGCGCGGGCGGGCAAACCCGATCCGCAGGTGGCCGGGGATGCCAAGGAAGCTGCCGGGCGCGACGAGCGTGTCGTGCTCCAAAAGGAGCCGCTCGGCGAACTTCACGTCGTCGACTCCGTCGGGCAGCCGCGGCGCGCACGTGTTCCCGCCGGAGGGGCGGACGCACGCCAAGCGCGGTTGCCGCGCAAGCCAGGCCTCCACCGCGCGCCAACCGTCGTCACGCAGCCGGCGGTTGCGCGCGAGGATGGCGTCCCGCCGGGCAAGCGCCGACAGCGCGACGGCCTGGTCGAGCGGCGGGTTTGCGATCGTGAGGTAGGCCTTGATGCGGCGGCACCGGGCGACAAGCTCGGCGGGGCCGAGGATCCAGCCGACGCGGAGGCCCGGGAGGCCCCAGCTCTTCGTGAGCGTGTTCGTGACGACGAAGCGCTCGCCGAGGGGCCGCGCGCATGGAAGGTCGGAAAATGCAAGCTCGCGGAAGGCCTCGTCCACGAGCACGTAGGCGCCGGCTTCCTGCGCCATCGCGTGGACGGCCGCGAGCGCTCGGGCGTCGCAGGCCGCCCCCGTCGGGTTGTTCGCGTTCGTGAGGACGACGTAGCGGGCGCCCTGCCGCAGCTTCGCTTCGAGCGTGTCGAGGTCCAGCCGCCAGCCGT
The window above is part of the Candidatus Thermoplasmatota archaeon genome. Proteins encoded here:
- a CDS encoding MFS transporter; its protein translation is MVVPLLPAPVKAGLRENALLFALLVLVNAFVGTMVGIERTLVPLLGEEVFGLASKSAVLSFIATFGLVKAFSNLAAGAWSERVGRRRVLLVGWAIGLPVPLLLMFAPAPHWWIVILANVLLGVNQGLCWSMAVVMKVDVAGEKRRGLAMGLNEFAGYGAVGLAAFATGFLASEFGIRPVPFALGAAAALAGLAVSYFLVPDTGGLVRHHGPPPVPGREAFVRLTAGDRRILALNQAGLANNLNDGVAWGLFPILFAAAVADTAAVGALVALYPLTWGVAQLGTGALSDRIGRFGLIAAGMLVQAVAIAALLWPGSAHWAAAMIALGLGTAMVYPTLLSAVADVAGPRERATALGVYRFWRDMGFAVGALGAGLAADLFGMPVAIGLVALVTGASGLVVAVAYGSAAWPAANAARALR
- a CDS encoding HD domain-containing protein — its product is MDVASFLAQAMRLKRTPRTGWKDVGVPAPESVADHAWGLSLLALVAARETGLDAGKAAQLAIVHDLAEAITGDLRPGDVDAAEKRLRENAAMAELAARLPDASRKHLLALWAEYESLGSPEARLVRELDKVEMAATARMYEDEGFPRDKLARFRESARRAVADPRLQALLLRYE
- a CDS encoding D-aminoacyl-tRNA deacylase, with amino-acid sequence MLTIVESDADVASVGICAALRALRPFRAAGRFQGSPVEAWGSLRIVRIAGLHIFAERLDEELSDAGLAPSVLAFASRHASESGRRSLTVHPIGNFGKAPYGGEPGALPPAAPSVQSFALRRLSAHARGLPYDVTFEATHHGPLVAVPAFFLEVGSHESEWNDARAHEALARTLLDLPDAPEEPAVVGVGGGHYAPRHGDLTRKRRAAVGHVLSDHALAAEPPDASLRAAFAGSGTRSFHVDARSAHAERAARRLLALGFSPVAPDAFPERGSQR
- a CDS encoding aminotransferase class I/II-fold pyridoxal phosphate-dependent enzyme, with the translated sequence MQFPPFPLEEWLSRHEERARTVLAASGVAPLPVSELPGAGPAGSFGYGEVPARSDLTEAIARAYGVTASEVLVTIGGSEADALVALALVEPGDRVIVETPTYPPLAAVPQALGARVEALPRRHGDGWRLDLDTLEAKLRQGARYVVLTNANNPTGAACDARALAAVHAMAQEAGAYVLVDEAFRELAFSDLPCARPLGERFVVTNTLTKSWGLPGLRVGWILGPAELVARCRRIKAYLTIANPPLDQAVALSALARRDAILARNRRLRDDGWRAVEAWLARQPRLACVRPSGGNTCAPRLPDGVDDVKFAERLLLEHDTLVAPGSFLGIPGHLRIGFARPRDEVERGLAAIDRLLA